The proteins below are encoded in one region of Danio rerio strain Tuebingen ecotype United States chromosome 12, GRCz12tu, whole genome shotgun sequence:
- the LOC553296 gene encoding uncharacterized protein isoform X2, with amino-acid sequence MVASRCWLLWLVVALLGSGTFRDSVEAEERLQNEEVKGLDPTGGHKVEEAGEGNASEDDGGEGEEPEEQNTADLEVEEANEDVEEKGEETEIADEEEATEEDDEIEAVEEEEEAEEEDEETEGVEEATEDEEAEEEDEETEGVEAAEEDEKEAEEEEEDEETGVEEAEDEETDGVEDEEEAGEEDEETKVVEDDDDETDGVEEEDEETKGAEDEEDNVDEKNEEEEQKIEVNVAEEEQEGLAEEEDSPQLLEEEAEAVEEEDDEEADAAADDDDDEEAGDEETVAEEAAEEDNIETVEAVMAEDIQYSSGSLCGLCSVCEHCDTCDKCPCEEGDTSEHCHQCEDCSYCYICPVICETVCQPGGVLDVLSGSLYQTVNTFL; translated from the exons ATGGTGGCTTCTCGCTGTTGGCTTCTATGGCTTGTCGTAGCTTTGCTCGGATCCGGGACGTTCAGGGATTCAGTTGAAGCTGAAGAAAGGCTGCAGAATGAGGAGGTGAAGGGTCTGGATCCGACTGGAGGTCACAAAGTGGAGGAGGCCGGTGAAGGGAACGCGTCTGAAGACGACGGAGGAGAGGGGGAAGAACCTGAGGAGCAGAATACAGCAGATCTGGAGGTAGAAGAAGCCAATGAAGACGTAGAAGAGAAAGGCGAGGAAACTGAAATAGCAGATGAAGAGGAAGCAACAGAGGAAGATGATGAGATTGAAGCAgtagaagaagaggaagaagcaGAAGAGGAAGATGAAGAGACAGAAGGAGTAGAAGAAGCAACAGAAGATGAAGAAGCAGAAGAGGAAGACGAAGAGACAGAAGGAGTAGAAGCAGCAGAAGAAGACGAAAAAGAAGcagaagaggaagaggaagatgaAGAGACAGGAGTAGAAGAAGCTGAAGATGAAGAGACGGATGGAGTAGAAGATGAAGAAGAAGCAGGAGAGGAAGATGAAGAAACAAAAGTAgtagaagatgatgatgatgagactGATGGAGTAGAAGAGGAAGATGAAGAGACCAAAGGGGCAGAAGATGAAGAGGATAATGTGGAtgaaaagaatgaagaagaagagcagaaaatTGAGGTGAACGTAGCAGAAGAGGAACAAGAAGGATTAGCGGAGGAAGAAGATTCTCCACAACTGCTTGAAGAGGAAGCAGAAGCTGTGGAGGAAGAAGATGATGAAGAGGCAgatgctgctgctgatgatgatgatgatgaagaggctGGAGATGAAGAAACTGTAGCTGAAG AAGCGGCTGAAGAGGACAACATAGAGACTGTAGAGGCAGTCATGGCGGAGGATATACAGTACAGCTCCGGGTCTCTCTGTGGACTCTGCTCAGTCTGTGAG CACTGTGATACCTGCGACAAATGTCCCTGTGAGGAGGGAGACACATCAGAACACTGCCATCAATGTGAA GATTGCTCCTACTGCTATATTTGTCCTGTAATCTGTGAGACCGTCTGTCAACCAG GTGGAGTTCTGGATGTGCTCAGTGGTTCTCTCTACCA GACAGTGAATACATTTCTCTGA
- the LOC553296 gene encoding uncharacterized protein isoform X1, with protein sequence MVASRCWLLWLVVALLGSGTFRDSVEAEERLQNEEVKGLDPTGGHKVEEAGEGNASEDDGGEGEEPEEQNTADLEVEEANEDVEEKGEETEIADEEEATEEDDEIEAVEEEEEAEEEDEETEGVEEATEDEEAEEEDEETEGVEAAEEDEKEAEEEEEDEETGVEEAEDEETDGVEDEEEAGEEDEETKVVEDDDDETDGVEEEDEETKGAEDEEDNVDEKNEEEEQKIEVNVAEEEQEGLAEEEDSPQLLEEEAEAVEEEDDEEADAAADDDDDEEAGDEETVAEEAAEEDNIETVEAVMAEDIQYSSGSLCGLCSVCEHCDTCDKCPCEEGDTSEHCHQCEAITHTGDCSYCYICPVICETVCQPGGVLDVLSGSLYQTVNTFL encoded by the exons ATGGTGGCTTCTCGCTGTTGGCTTCTATGGCTTGTCGTAGCTTTGCTCGGATCCGGGACGTTCAGGGATTCAGTTGAAGCTGAAGAAAGGCTGCAGAATGAGGAGGTGAAGGGTCTGGATCCGACTGGAGGTCACAAAGTGGAGGAGGCCGGTGAAGGGAACGCGTCTGAAGACGACGGAGGAGAGGGGGAAGAACCTGAGGAGCAGAATACAGCAGATCTGGAGGTAGAAGAAGCCAATGAAGACGTAGAAGAGAAAGGCGAGGAAACTGAAATAGCAGATGAAGAGGAAGCAACAGAGGAAGATGATGAGATTGAAGCAgtagaagaagaggaagaagcaGAAGAGGAAGATGAAGAGACAGAAGGAGTAGAAGAAGCAACAGAAGATGAAGAAGCAGAAGAGGAAGACGAAGAGACAGAAGGAGTAGAAGCAGCAGAAGAAGACGAAAAAGAAGcagaagaggaagaggaagatgaAGAGACAGGAGTAGAAGAAGCTGAAGATGAAGAGACGGATGGAGTAGAAGATGAAGAAGAAGCAGGAGAGGAAGATGAAGAAACAAAAGTAgtagaagatgatgatgatgagactGATGGAGTAGAAGAGGAAGATGAAGAGACCAAAGGGGCAGAAGATGAAGAGGATAATGTGGAtgaaaagaatgaagaagaagagcagaaaatTGAGGTGAACGTAGCAGAAGAGGAACAAGAAGGATTAGCGGAGGAAGAAGATTCTCCACAACTGCTTGAAGAGGAAGCAGAAGCTGTGGAGGAAGAAGATGATGAAGAGGCAgatgctgctgctgatgatgatgatgatgaagaggctGGAGATGAAGAAACTGTAGCTGAAG AAGCGGCTGAAGAGGACAACATAGAGACTGTAGAGGCAGTCATGGCGGAGGATATACAGTACAGCTCCGGGTCTCTCTGTGGACTCTGCTCAGTCTGTGAG CACTGTGATACCTGCGACAAATGTCCCTGTGAGGAGGGAGACACATCAGAACACTGCCATCAATGTGAA GCTATAACACATACTGGG GATTGCTCCTACTGCTATATTTGTCCTGTAATCTGTGAGACCGTCTGTCAACCAG GTGGAGTTCTGGATGTGCTCAGTGGTTCTCTCTACCA GACAGTGAATACATTTCTCTGA